The Rhopalosiphum maidis isolate BTI-1 chromosome 1, ASM367621v3, whole genome shotgun sequence genome has a segment encoding these proteins:
- the LOC113559370 gene encoding uncharacterized protein LOC113559370 — MTTMEDSYCSCSTTAPDDSCSCDRSIVHVLDLATSRFEVVVRQPSLVHDKLPSKRSQRVYKSMTTSGKTDVVGVNAVDRKRFTTSTEADVHCNDRAPTRDQRSLHSSEIVQTADRDSCSSGTTDGPQAPNLQATDPRAIDFCSSELQVTDQRRESRFCVTDDPHAAKFYAKDFCAVIMPNCSDEFDAVDLTVNDYRQRSVDSWEERGSTIDSAQVRSMENGTWGTRVQTDDARKQKISLWTRVKKCIRRRLCCQQW, encoded by the coding sequence ATGACGACGATGGAAGACAGTTACTGCAGTTGCAGTACGACGGCGCCGGACGACAGTTGCAGCTGTGATCGATCGATTGTTCACGTACTCGATTTGGCGACTTCGCGGTTCGAGGTCGTCGTTCGTCAACCGTCGTTGGTCCACGACAAACTGCCGTCGAAGAGATCACAACGTGTGTACAAATCGATGACTACGTCCGGAAAAACGGACGTGGTCGGCGTCAATGCGGTCGACCGGAAACGATTTACGACCAGCACGGAAGCGGACGTGCACTGCAACGATCGTGCTCCGACCCGGGATCAGCGCAGTCTGCACAGCAGTGAGATAGTTCAGACGGCCGACCGAGACTCGTGTAGCAGCGGTACTACAGATGGCCCGCAAGCTCCGAACCTGCAGGCTACCGATCCACGAGCTATCGACTTTTGCTCTTCCGAATTGCAGGTCACCGACCAACGGCGAGAGTCCAGGTTCTGCGTTACCGATGATCCGCATGCTGCCAAATTCTACGCTAAAGACTTCTGCGCGGTCATAATGCCGAATTGCAGTGACGAGTTTGACGCGGTGGACTTGACGGTAAACGACTACCGCCAGAGATCCGTTGACAGCTGGGAAGAGCGTGGGTCCACGATTGACTCGGCGCAGGTCCGATCAATGGAAAACGGGACGTGGGGGACTAGGGTACAGACTGATGATGCCCGGAAGCAGAAAATTTCGCTATGGACTAGGGTTAAAAAATGCATACGTCGCCGACTGTGCTGTCAACAAtggtag
- the LOC113559368 gene encoding endoplasmic reticulum metallopeptidase 1-like has translation MIRAKNEPFSNFNSKLRFRTKSSKQYDILPKHVKDAAFKYENNSKGIRSIPAGSYHFLLCIVISVAIYTVLAILEKSLPEPVTISNEHNYPDRFVAERARNHLVKLTSMGPRPVGSKENEILAVQLLLDEIKSIINQADPLHKVEWDLQRVSGAFSLQFLDGMTNVYRNVQNIVVKIGPVQTSRHSLLINCHFDSVVDSPGASDDGASCAIMLELLRVISRLKTPLKNNIIFLFNGAEENMMQASHGFITQHQWASSIRAFINMEACGAGGKEILFQVGPNHPWLLEAYSDTVPYPLASSMAQEIFQSGIIPGDTDYRIFRDFGRVSGLDFAWSANGYVYHTKLDTVDKIPLGTFQRTGDNMLPLILKLVNSVQISDVEKYSTGNLVFFDFLGIFIVHWSEVLSDIINISVIIISLLVILYNASHTHVTGFSVKDYFKSCFKCSSLIVLIWLATLFTIAVLSFTVVILDRRLSWFAQPAWLLFLYITPTVLVPMVLLVLFGRKFLWGKKGTHYPQSLMYCISRDGNQLLYIMILLLCVLLRIRSGFAVALFVTCNTISILLHNTILKNDYGYKVLWLHWGCMLVPFVLSAYMIQAALLLVVPIMGRSGSGNHAESVMSLITSAMFTLVFSFYNPLVLLLQKVYTVFSSLTVVLFVSFLVLVFTPLGFPYSGDPNNLAPQRFMIAHVERSFYGYNGSLRDHQNGLWIVNLDVNSPQSVVRHAPELMNARQISQDECNKELYCGLPYFIPVITFIWKTHWIDTKPLDVDIPLSLNLTYRDHRLNNVQRLSFSVVGPDHITFMLSVYEGIKLKDWSLSNGEPLKGPAWNGRPTYFVYYSCANDIIPWDFWIDIEVPKTHVGPQIEVGLSGHRMHGPHQYTPELKKLFNQLPQWTTTTGWASAYKSYTL, from the exons ATGATTCGTGCCAAA aatgaaccattttcaaattttaattcaaaattacgtTTCCgaacaaaatcatcaaaacaatatgatattttaccaaaacatgTGAAGGACGCAGCATTCAAATATGAGAACAACTCTAAAGGAATACGATCAATACCTGCAGGAtcgtatcattttttattatgtattgtaatttcgGTTGCTATTTATACAGTTTTAGCTATACTAGAAAAAAGTTTACCCGAACCTGTGACAATATCTAATGAACACAATTATCCGGATCGATTTGTTGCGGAAAGAGCCAGAAATCATTTAGTTAAATTGACATCGATGGGACCTAGGCCTGTAGGAAGCaaagaaaatgaaattttagcagtgcaattattattagatgaaATTAAGTCAATTATTAATCAAGCTGATCCTTTACATAAAGTTGAATGGGATCTACAAAGGGTTAGTGGAGCATTCTCATTGCAATTTCTTGATGGAATGACGAATGTATATAggaatgtacaaaatattgttgttaaaattgGTCCTGTTCAAACGTCTCGTCATAGTTTGTTGATTAACTGCCATTTTGATTCAGTAGTGGACAGCCctg gagCAAGTGATGATGGTGCTAGTTGTGCCATTATGTTAGAATTATTACGTGTAATATCACGCCTTAAAAcacctttaaaaaataacatcatttttcttttcaatgGGGCTGAAGAAAATATGATGCAAGCATCACATGGGTTCATTACTCAACATCAATGGGCTTCTAGTATACGGGCATTCATCAATATGGAAGCTTGTGGTGCTGGCGGTAAAGAAATACTGTTTCAAGTTGGTCCTAATCATCCGTGGCTTTTGGAA gcCTATTCAGATACTGTACCCTATCCTTTGGCTTCTTCTATGGCTCaggaaatatttcaaagtGGCATCATACCAGGCGATACTGACTATAGAATATTTCGTGACTTTGGTCGTGTTTCTG gtCTTGATTTTGCTTGGTCAGCTAATGGTTATGTTTACCATACTAAGTTAGACACGGTAGATAAAATTCCTCTTGGTACATTTCAAAGGACTGGAGATAACATGttacctttaattttaaaactagtgAATTCGGTACAAATTTCAGATGTTGAAAAGTACAGCACGggaaattta gtgttttttgattttttgggtatatttattgttcattGGAGTGAAGTATTATCTGATATAATCAATATCagtgtcattattatttctctACTAGTAATTTTGTACAATGCTAGTCATACTCATGTTacag GTTTTAGTgttaaagattattttaaatcatgttttaaGTGCTCAagcttaattgtattaatatggtTAGCAACTCTATTCACGATAGCCGTATTATCATTTACTGTTGTGATTCTTGATCGCCGTTTGAGCTGGTTTGCTCAACCAGCTTGgctcttatttttatatattacaccaACTGTTTTAGTACCAATGGTTTTGTTGGTTTTATTCGGTCGTAAATTCCTATGG GGTAAAAAAGGAACCCATTACCCACAGTCCTTAATGTACTGCATTTCTCGTGATGGCAATCAACTGTTGTACATTATGATTCTTTTGCTATGTGTATTATTGCGTATTAGGTCAGGATTTGCAGTTGCCCTCTTTGTTACTTGCAACACAatcagtattttattacataacacCATACTGAAAAATGATTACG gcTATAAAGTATTGTGGTTACATTGGGGCTGTATGCTAGTACCATTTGTGTTATCTGCTTACATGATACAAGCAGCACTTCTCTTAGTGGTCCCTATCATGGGTCGATCAGGATCTGGAAATCATGCTGAATCAGTTATGTCACTCATCACATCAGCTATGTTTACACTTGTATTCAGTTTTTAT AACCCGTTGGTGTTACTACTTCAAAAAGTGTACACTGTGTTTAGTTCGCTAACTGTTGTGTTATTCGTTTCATTTCTAGTATTAGTATTTACGCCGCTCGGATTTCCTTATTCTGGTGATCCCAATAATTTAGCACCTCAGCGGTTTATGATAgcg catgTTGAACGCAGTTTTTATGGCTATAATGGCTCACTGAGGGACCATCAGAATGGATTGTGGATTGTAAATCTGGATGTGAATAGTCCACAATCGGTCGTCAGGCATGCACCAGAATTGATGAATGCCCGTCAAATAAGTCAAGATGAGTGTAATAAAGAACTGTACTGTGGACTACCTTACTTCATACcagttataacatttatatg GAAAACTCATTGGATTGATACAAAACCACTAGATGTTGATATACCATTGAGtcttaatttaacatatagaGATCACAGATTAAATAATGTTCAGAGGCTTTCTTTTTCTGTAGTtg GTCCTGACCATATAACATTCATGCTATCAGTGTACGAGGGTATCAAGTTGAAAGATTGGAGTTTAAGTAATGGCGAACCTCTCAAAGGACCAGCATGGAACGGCCGTCCtacttattttgtgtattattcaTGTGCCAACGATATTATTCCATGGGACTTTTGGATCGATATTGAG gttCCAAAAACTCATGTGGGACCTCAAATTGAAGTTGGGTTATCTGGGCATCGAATGCACGGTCCACATCAGTATACACctgaattgaaaaaattatttaatcaactcCCACAATGGACTACTACGACTGGCTGGGCTTCGGCTTATAAATCTTATACTTTGTAA